Proteins encoded in a region of the Bacillus clarus genome:
- a CDS encoding HU family DNA-binding protein: MNKTELIKKVAEQASLSQKDASASVQAVMDQITQSLQNGESVQLIGFGTFEVRERSARTGRNPQTGEEMHIPGGKVPVFKAGKGLKEAVKETV; the protein is encoded by the coding sequence ATGAACAAAACAGAACTTATCAAAAAAGTTGCTGAACAAGCATCCTTATCACAAAAAGATGCTTCTGCATCTGTACAAGCTGTCATGGATCAAATCACACAATCTCTTCAAAACGGAGAATCTGTACAATTAATTGGATTCGGTACATTTGAAGTGCGTGAACGTTCTGCACGTACAGGACGCAACCCTCAAACGGGAGAAGAAATGCATATCCCTGGAGGTAAAGTACCTGTATTTAAAGCGGGTAAAGGTCTAAAAGAGGCTGTAAAAGAAACTGTATGA
- the hfq gene encoding RNA chaperone Hfq yields the protein MRITRQNSQDEYYEQLKQKKENVIIIFKNGFRISGQVIGIDRFTVLLMVNGKQQLIYKNAISTLTTY from the coding sequence ATGAGAATAACAAGGCAAAATTCACAAGATGAGTACTATGAACAATTAAAGCAGAAAAAAGAAAACGTGATTATTATCTTTAAAAATGGGTTTCGAATTTCTGGTCAAGTAATCGGTATTGATCGTTTCACGGTGCTACTTATGGTGAATGGTAAACAACAATTAATCTATAAAAATGCTATCTCGACTCTTACTACATACTAG